One Carassius auratus strain Wakin chromosome 16, ASM336829v1, whole genome shotgun sequence genomic window carries:
- the oprd1b gene encoding opioid receptor, delta 1b, with amino-acid sequence MEPLTVTVSDFSEQYPLILPNSSFMEEPAGLLSNWSGGSEPKAVKDTTAVTIAVCITALYSVICVVGLFGNILVMYGVVRYTKMKTATNIYIFNLALADALATSTLPFQSAKYLMSTWPFGELLCKLVIAIDYYNMFTSIFTLTMMSVDRYIAVCHPVRALDFRTPVKAKIINICIWILSSAVGFPVMVMAITTVTPTGKTVCTLKFPDPDWYWDTVTKICVFIFAFVVPVLVITICYGLMILRLKSVRLLSGTKEKDRNLRRITRMVLVVVSAFIICWTPIHIFIIIRTVVEIDQKNLLVVAFWHLCIALGYMNSSLNPVLYAFLDENFKRCFREFCLPFRSRMEQNSFSKARSVMREPMSVCAKSESMKQPT; translated from the exons ATGGAGCCTCTAACAGTGACTGTTAGTGATTTTTCCGAGCAGTATCCTTTAATTCTGCCAAACTCGAGTTTTATGGAGGAACCAGCGGGACTTCTGTCAAACTGGAGCGGAGGAAGCGAGCCGAAGGCGGTGAAAGACACCACTGCGGTCACTATCGCTGTGTGCATCACCGCGCTGTACTCTGTCATCTGCGTTGTGGGACTGTTTGGAAATATTCTGGTTATGTACGGTGTGGTCAG GTACACGAAGATGAAGACAGCTACCAACATTTACATCTTTAACCTGGCTTTGGCTGATGCATTAGCCACCAGTACTTTACCCTTCCAGAGTGCCAAATACCTCATGAGCACCTGGCCATTTGGGGAGCTCTTGTGTAAATTGGTCATTGCTATTGACTACTACAACATGTTTACCAGTATTTTCACTCTGACGATGATGAGCGTAGACCGTTACATTGCTGTGTGCCATCCAGTGAGAGCCCTGGACTTCCGCACACCAGTCAAAGCAAAGATCATCAACATCTGCATATGGATTCTCTCCTCTGCTGTTGGCTTCCCAGTGATGGTTATGGCCATTACTACAGTGACACCCACAG GCAAAACAGTCTGCACGTTGAAATTCCCAGACCCAGACTGGTACTGGGATACTGTGACCAAGATCTGTGTTTTCATTTTCGCCTTTGTGGTTCCCGTCTTGGTCATCACCATCTGTTACGGCCTGATGATCCTTCGTCTCAAGAGTGTACGCTTGCTGTCTGGCACTAAAGAGAAGGACAGGAACCTCCGGCGCATAACCCGTATGGTATTGGTGGTGGTGTCAGCCTTCATCATCTGCTGGACCCCCATCcatatcttcatcatcatcagaaCTGTGGTGGAGATTGACCAGAAGAATCTGCTCGTGGTTGCCTTCTGGCATCTGTGTATTGCTCTGGGCTACATGAACAGCAGCCTCAACCCAGTCCTGTATGCGTTTCTGGATGAAAACTTCAAAAGGTGCTTCAGAGAATTCTGCTTGCCCTTTCGTTCCCGCATGGAGCAGAACAGCTTTTCCAAAGCCCGAAGTGTTATGAGAGAGCCCATGTCAGTGTGCGCCAAGTCTGAATCAATGAAACAGCCCACATGA